In one Gadus morhua chromosome 7, gadMor3.0, whole genome shotgun sequence genomic region, the following are encoded:
- the LOC115547763 gene encoding putative claudin-24, whose product MMKPSDARLLELLGTLLSIAAWLLSMATTFTSTWLTLSTELLPSESYQLGLWETCVVQDLGVQECRPYDSLLGLPPDIKLARILMCVALGTGLLGALLAVPGTHAVTACDPRLEDPEVKRVMKRVGGALCLATGVLGLLPVSHVAHLTVVRFFDPGLPALVPRWEFGSALFLGWTAGVVHLAAGGLLLASARRGRRGPRDTPIPLAGVRSQDRGPRTRDESV is encoded by the coding sequence atgatGAAGCCCAGCGATGCGCGCCTCCTGGAGCTGCTGGGCACCCTGCTCTCCATCGCGGCCTGGCTGCTCAGCATGgccaccaccttcacctccacctggcTGACCCTCTCCACCGAGCTGCTGCCCAGCGAGAGCTACCAGCTGGGGCTGTGGGAGACGTGCGTGGTGCAGGACCTCGGTGTGCAGGAGTGCCGCCCCTACGACAGCCTGCTGGGGCTGCCCCCCGACATCAAGCTGGCCCGCATCCTGATGTGCGTGGCTCTGGGCACGGGCCTGCTGGGAGCCCTGCTGGCCGTCCCCGGGACCCACGCCGTGACGGCCTGCGACCCCCGCCTGGAGGACCCGGAGGTGAAGAGGGTGATGAAGAGGGTGGGCGGCGCGCTGTGCCTGGCCACGGGGGTGCTGGGTCTGCTGCCCGTGTCCCACGTGGCCCACCTCACCGTGGTGCGCTTCTTCGACCCCGGGTTGCCCGCACTGGTCCCGCGCTGGGAGTTCGGCAGCGCTCTGTTTCTGGGCTGGACGGCGGGGGTGGTGCACCTGGCCgcgggggggctgctgctggcctcCGCCCGCCGGGGCCGCCGGGGCCCCCGAGACACACCCATCCCTCTGGCCGGGGTGCGGTCGCAGGACAGGGGGCCCCGGACGAGAGACGAGTCTGTTTGA